AACGGCTGTGTGCTTTCACCCAGTCAGTGATGGTTTTAAGGGCCACCGGCGACAGGGTTTCCTCGATCTCAATATACTCAGAAGGTGAACCGGTTTTTGCCGTCTGGAACAGGTGGTTAAGCCCCGGCAGTTCGATAGTCGTCGCATCCGTGTTGTTTTTTAAAGCCTCTTTGATGGCCGCCAGATCCTCTTTTGGCGGCACCTGCATATCCAGCGCACCGTTTATCGCCAGCACCGGCGGCTTGACCTTTTCAAGACTTGGCCGCGGGTCGGAGCGGATAAATTCGTAAAACCAGGGGGTTGTGATCGGGGCGAGGCCGGTTTGAATCTCTGCCAGGGGTATCTTGCGATCAGTGGCGATTTCGACGGCCATAGCAGCTGCCTTTGTCTTGGCGTCTTCGAGGCTTTGCGCCGATTTGATCATGTCATAGACCGCTTTATTCGTCTTTTGGCTGGCGGAAATGTTTGTTTCTGACTCTCCGGAGGCGCGGGCGATGGCGGCTTGTTGCATCAGCAGGATCTGGTCACCGGGCAGTCCTGGGCCGGCCATCAGGACAACAAAACTGACTGAGGGATTATGAACGGCGACGGCGGGGGCGATCAATCCGCCTTCGGAATGACCTATGAGGCCGATATGGGCTGGATCGACCTTCGGCCGCTGTGTCAGCCAGGTAACGGCGGCGTCGGCATCGGCGGCGAAGTCCGTCGTGGTCGCACGGGCATAGTCGCCGGTGGACTGGCCCATGCCGCGCTTGTCATAGCGTAACACGGCGATGCCGGCACGATTAAGCGCATCCGCCAGCACCATAAAAACCTTGTGGCCAGCAACATCCTCGTCACGCGTGTGCGGACCTGAGCCAGCGATCAGCACGACGGCAGGGAAGGGGCCCTTGCCATCCGGCGCGCTGAAGGCGCCGGTTAGCCTGACGCCGGCCACGCTGTCAAAAATGACCTCGGTAGAGGTGTAGGGGCGCGGGGCCGCCATGATCGCCTCTTCCTGCGGGCGTTTGGGAGCCTCGGCGACGACCTTGCCGTCGACCAGCCGTTTGAGCACGAGCGGCATGGCCTGCCCTTGAGTCCAGGTGCCGATCCAGGCCTGTTTCGCTTCGTCCCACTTGCCATCGTAGCTGCCGTTGATCTTGACGATCGCGAAAGCGAGGTGATCGGGCGTGGTCGTCACGGTATCCGCCGGGAGGACGAACTTGCCCTGATCCGGGCTTTCAAGGGTGGCGCTGTACTGGCCACCATCTTTCCTGATGTGGACGATGACATGAAGCTGCCCCATCAACAGACCGCCCCAGTCACCGGCAGCCTCTTCGGCAAATGTCGGCATGGACATCAGGAGGAGCGCGGCGACACCCAGCAGAACCCATAACGTCTTCATGTGATTTTCCCCCATAGCGGTAGTCTATTATATATGGCTAACACATCTGGGTTGTCCATTTGCCAAATGGAAAAAGACCGCCTGACCTATATGCCTGGTCAGGCGGCCAGTTTAGCGACTCCCGCCAACGCTTCGGCGGGAGTCCACGGGTCGTTTAGGGGGTCGTATGCCGCGTCACCCATTCTGTGATGGCCTTGAGGGCCTCCGGCGCAATCGTTTCCTCAATCAGGGCATATTCGGCAGGTGCGCCGGTCGTCGCGTGCTGGAGCAGGTGGTTGAGGCCTGGCAGTTCGACGATGGTTACGTCCGGATTGTCTTTCAGGCCCGCACGCAGGGCGGGGACGTGGCCGGCAGGCGGCACTTGAAGATCGAGCGTGCCATAAATGGCCAGAACAGGGATGTGGACATTTTGCAGGTCTGCCGCAGGATCGTAGCGCAGCAACCAGTACCGCGACGGGCTGGTGAACAGAGCAATGGTGTCGTCCGCCTGCGACTGGCTGTAGGCGCCGCTTTCGATAAGGGGGCGAGCGGCGGCTGTCAGTTGTGTCCGGGCGTCTTCCGGATTTTTTGAAGCACGAATTACGGCATAAGCCTGCTGGAGTAGCGCTAGTTCTTTCCAGATTTCGGTCTCGCTTTTACCATTGGCGCGATCAAGCGCTTCAAGCTGGAGAAGAGCCGCCTGATCTCCCGGCACGGTAACGCCGGCGATCAGCACAGCGAAGGACACGGAAGGCAGATGACCCGCCACGATCGGGGCGATGATGCCACCTTCGCTATGGCCGACAAGGCCGACGTGTTTCGGATCGACATCGCTACGGCTGGCGAGATAGGTAACGGCGGCTTCGGCATCAGCCGCGAAATCAGCCGTGGTGGCCGCGTCATAATCGCCGGTTGATTGGCCGGCGCCGCGCTTATCGTAGCGCAGGACAGCGATGCCGGCGCGATTGAGCGCATCGGCCAGCACGACAAATGCCTTTTGTCCGTAGCCCTCCTCATCGCGCGTGTTTTGTCCTGTGCCGCCGATCAAGACGACGGCGGGAAAGGGGCCGGCGCCGACCGGCCTGCTGAAGGTGCCCATCAGATTCACGCCGGCGCTCGCATTGTCGAAACCGACGTCTTCTGAGGGAAAGGGGTGCGGGTTCGCCGCAATCGCTTCTTCCTGCGGACGCCTGGCAACGGGCATGTCGGCGGTCGCGGTGCGCTTGAAGGTGAGGGGAACTAGACCCCCTTGGCGCCAATTGCCGACCCAGGCCTTTTGGGCATCGTCCCAGTGTCCTTCGTAGCGGCCATCCACCCCGAGCTTGGCATTAACGCCATGATAGGCGAGCGTATCCGGTGTGGCGGCGATGGAATCAAGCGGGATTTTGACGCCGCCCTGATCCAGGCTCTGCATGAAGCCGGCGTAGTGACCATCGGAGTCTTTGGTAAGATGAAGCCCAACGCGGATATTGCCGAGCGTCCCGGACCAGTCGCCTGCAGCTTCCTCGGCGCAAACAGGTGCGGCCAACCCCATCAAGGCGGTTAACATCAGAAAAAAATTACGCATATGCCCCTCCCTCTGTTGAATAAATTATTCCCGGTCGGCTTGGCCTTTCAGGCCCTTGAGGGCCAGCACCAGGCTGAAACGCGCCAGCAGGGCGTCGAAAAAGACCAACCCCGCCAGCACCACATAAACCCAGTTACCCAGCATTTCGGGCGCGGCTGGTCGTGTGGCCGCGGCGCCCAGAACGAAAACGTCGGGGGCGATCCACAGGCCCACCATCTCCGGCCGGGCGATCTTGAGCAGGATGCAGGCGATGGCTGCCAGGGTGGTGACGCCAAAGACGAGAAAGCCGATCAGGCCCAGCGTGGCGATCAGACTTTGACCGGCGACCGAAATCAGGGTCTTGAGCATGGTCATGCTACGCTTGCTGTCGAGCGCGGTATTCAGCTTGTGATCATCCAGAAAGGCGCGGGCGTAGTGCTCGGCCTTGCCGAAACCGGCCAGAGCCGAACTGGCGCTCAAACCGGCCTCGATGCGTTCCTCCAGATGGGCGCGGGCCTCAACGACAATGTCCTCGCGCTCACTGGCGGGCAGGGGCGTTAGCACATCTTCGAGATAGCCCAGCCAGGTTTCGATATCGCTTTTATCTTGTGCGCCCATATCATTTCCCCCTTTTCAGAAAAGCGTTCAGCCTGTCGGTCATGTCGAGCCAGATATCGCCCTGCGCCTTCAGTTCGGTGGCACCTGCGGCGGTCAGGGCATAATATTTGCGCGGATGGCTGGCGCCTTCTTCGTGGCGCCAGTCGGCCTTGATCATCCCGGCCTTTTCCAGGCGGTGCAGCAGCGGGTAGAGCGTGCCTTCGGACAGATCGAGCCCGGCCTCTTCGTGCAGCACGTCGAGAATCTTCAGGCCGTATTGCGCGCCATCCTGAAGCAGGCTCATCAGCGCCAGTTCCAGCACGCCCTTGTACATCTGGGTGCGGCGGCTTTCGGGTGTCTTTTCCGTGGAAGGAGCCAAGGCGGGCCTTTCATTGCCAACTACTTTGTTATGCAAGGTATATGCGCAAAGCTTTGTTCTGGCAAGGCCATTTTGCGCCCTTGTCAGGTGTTGCGGTAGAGTTTACCTTTTTCACTGATGGCCACCAGGCTGAGCGCGATGATGCCGCAGCCAAGCGCGGCCATCGGCAGCCAGTAGATGTGGCCGGTCCAGCCGTTACCGATCAGGCCGGAAACAATAGCGGCCCCGACTGTGGTGATCACGCCTTGCAGTGAGGCGGCGGTGCCGGCAACATGCCCGACCTTCTCCATGGCCACGGCGGAGAAGTTGGAGGTCGAGAGCGACATCAGGCCCATGGTTAGCGATTGCAGGATCATAAAGCTCACAATGGTCTCAAGTCCGGCAAGGGCCCAGGCCAGATGGATGGCGGTCACAACGATAAAGGCGGTGAGGGCGGTGTGCGAAATACGCTTGACGCCGATGCGCTCGACCAGAAAGGCATTGAGCGCCGAGGCGACGCCCATGGACGCGGCACAGGCGGCGAACACGCCGGCCATCAGGTGCGGTTTGTGGAAGACGTCTTCAAAAATCTGCGGCATCAGCGCGACGTAGGCGAGTAGCGATCCGATCAGGAAGGTGATGGCGAAGGCATAGAAGATTGAGCCCGGTTCGGTAACGACGAAGTAGGCGACACGCTTGAGGTGCGCCAGGTCGGGCCGGCGGCGATCGGCCGGTTGCAGGGTTTCCGGCAGGCGCAGCCACGCCCAGATTACGGTGGCCATGCCGAGGCCGGCCATGATCAGGAAGATGGCGCGCCATGGCAAAAAGGTCAGCACCAACTGGCCAAGGCTCGGCGCCAGGATCGGTACCAGCAGGAAGACGACGAAGCTGATCGACATGACCTTGGCCATTTGCGGGCCGCTGTAGAGATCGCGGATCAGCGAGCGAGTCACCACGCCGGTGGTGGCGACGGCGAGGCCCTGAAGCAGACGGATAACCAGCAGAAAGGCGAAGTTCTTGGTCGCCGCGGCGATCAGGCCGAAGATAACGAACAACAGCACGCCGCCGATCAGCACACGCTTGCGGCCGAGCCAGTCGGACATCACTCCGAAAAAGAGCTGGCCGATACCCATGCCGAGGAAATAGATCGAGACGATCCATTGCAGGTGGTTCTCGACCTGAACGTGGAGATCAACACCGATGACCGGCAGAGCTGGCAGCATGGCGTCGATACCGAGCGCGCCCAGCGCCATCAGGGAGGCGATCAGGGTGACGAATTCGGCGAAGTGCGGCTTTCCGGGGGCGGCGGGCGTTTCTGGAGGTGCGGACATGCGGCGGATATAGGCCGATTATTTCGCAAGCGCGAGAGGAAAGTGTCGCTCCAAAAGTCAGAACCCTATGCGTCTTTACGTGCCGATGGCTGTCCTTGTGGTAACACGCGCCCCCTCGCGCCGGAATCTAGGTGCGCTTAAGCGGTGGCGCGGTAATCGGTGATGACCTCACCCGATTGCGCGATCTCGACCTCATGCGGCGTGTCACGGACAGTTTCGGCAAGGCCGCCTTCGTACCAGGCCTGCATGGCCGGTTGCGCCAGCATATGATCGACATAGGCGCGGGTCTCGTGGCTCAGATCGAAGCCGAGGCCATAGGTCTGGATACGGAAAACGACGGGGGCATAGAAGGCATCGACCGCCGTGAAGGTGCTGCCGGCGAGGAAGGGACCGCCGAAACGGCTGAGGCCCAGACGCCAGATATCGTCGATGCGGGCCAGATCGCGGAGCAGGGCTGGCGGGGTGTCGTGCAGCTTGATGCGGACGCCAATACTCATCGAACACAGGTTACGCAGGGCGCTGAAGCCGGAATGCATCTCCGCGGCGGCCGAGCGGGCGTAGGCGCGGGCTTCGCGCTTTTGCGGCCAGACCTGCGGGTGGTCTTCGGCGACATATTCAGCGATGGCCAGCGAGTCCCAGACGGTGGTCTGGCCATCGACCAGCGCCGGCACCAGAGCCGAGGGGGAGAAACTCTTGAAAGCGCTGTTATCGAGCGCGAAATAGTGCTGGTGCTCGGTGAAAGGGATGTCGAGGGCTTTCAGGAGCACCCACGGGCGCAGCGACCACGAGGAGTAGTTCTTGTTACCGATATGGAGCGCGTACATGGGGGGCCTTTCCGTTTGAGGTGCGCGGAACGTGCGCCGGAATGGGTAAAATCGCCAGAGGGATTCCTGCCAATGATCGGTGAGTTCTGGCCAAAAGGCAGGAAGTCAGAAACCCCACCACCGCGCCTCAAGAGGGAAGCGGTGGTGGGGTTTCTTCCCTATAAACTTACCCGAACTGAAATGCGCTGATGGCGATGCCCGTAGGCCCGAGGCTATCCTCGTGATAGGTGCGTCGCGACGGATCGCCATCGCCGGCGCCGGCAACCACCATCAGTGGCAGCAGGTGTTCTTCGCGCGGGTGACAATCGTGGGCGCCCGGGGCGCTGGCCCAGTTGTTCAGGCCGTCGATATCGCTGCTGACGGTCGCACTCAGCCAGTTATCGAAGGCGTGGGACGCCGGGCCGCTGCCGGAACCGCGCCCCATCAGGCGCGGAATCGAGTGAAAACTCATGCCGCTGCCGATGATCAGCACGCCTTCATCACGCAGGGGCGCCAGTGCTTTACCGAGCGCCATATGCTCTTGCGGGTTCAGGCCCGCTTTCAAGGAAAGTTGGATCGTCGGGATATCAGCGTCAGGCCAGGCCATCAGCATGGGTATAAAGACGCCGTGGTCGAAGTCGCGCGCGGCATCGGCCGCGACCGTGATGCCGGCCTGCGCCGCCAGAGCCTGCACCCTTGCTGCCAGGGCTTCGGAGCCGCGCGCCGGATAGCTCAGTTCGTAGGTGTGCGGCGGAAAGCCGTAATAGTCGAACAACATGCCAGGCGCCGGCTTGGTCATGACCGTGAAATCGGCCTCTTCCCAGTGGGCGGAAATGATCAGCAGCGCCTTGGGTTTTTCGGCGACATCGGAGGGCAGGTGCTTGAGATAGGCGCCCATCTTGTCCCACATGTCGGCGGGGTTCCAGTCCATGAAAAAGCACGGTCCGCCGCCATGAGGTATATAGACGGTCGGGGTTCTCGTTGGGGAGCGGGTTAAGGTCATGGAATACTTCAATCTCCAAGCCTTTAGGCTCGGCAAGGGCGACCGCCCGCCGCGCATGTTTGCGCGAGCCATGCGGCGTCTGAGCTAAACTAATAAGCTTCGGCGTCGATGATGAGATCGATCTCGTCGCCGACGATGGGCTCAAAATGGCCCAGGCCAAAGGCCTTGCGGCTGAGATGCGCGGTGGCGGAAAAGCCATAGCCCGTCTTGAACAGCGCCGGATTGAAGGCCTTCTTGTTGAAGGTGACCGCCAGAACTTCGCTGCGGGAAACGCCGTGGATCGTCAGGTCGCCGCTGACATTGGCCGTCGTTTCACCGGTTAATTCGACCTTCGTGCTTTTGAAGGTCGCGGTGGGGAAGCGGGCAATGTCGAAATAGTCGGCGCCTTTCAGCAGGGCGTCGAAATCGGGCAGGGCGGTTGTCAGGGTGCGCATGTCGAGCGTGATATCGACCGTGGACCGGCTGAGATCCTTGTCGTCGAGGATCAACGTACCTGTCGCACCCATGATCTTGCCAGAGGGATGCGACAGGCCGAAATGCGCGTACTGAAAAACGACCGATGTGTGGGTGGGTTCGAACGTCAGGCTGTCGGCCAGGGCTGGCGTTGCCGCCAGTCCCAGCGCCACACAGAATGCGGCCAATCTGAACATTCGAACCCCTATACAGTTGTTACTGAACGCAAATACTACTGAGCGATAGCTTCAGCTTCGATGGAAAGATCGATCTGATCGCTGACGGCCGGGACGTAGGCGCCGATGCCGAAATCCGAACGGTTGATCGTGCCGGTGGCGGTGAAGCCGGCGTCGACCTTCTTCATCATCGGGTGGACGTCCTTCTTGTTGAGCTTGACCTTCAGGGTCACCGGCTTGGTGACGCCGTGGATGGTCAGGTCGCCGGTCACGTCGGCCGTTGTGGCGCTGGTCGGGACGACCTTGGTGCTCTTGAACGTGGCCGTCGGGAACTTGGCGGCGTCGAAGAACTGCTCGCCCTTCAGGTGTTCGTCAAGCTTGGCGACGCCCGTATTGATGCCGTCGATGGCGAAGGAGACCTCGACCGAGCTCTTGGCGGGGTTCGCTTCGTCAAGCGTCACCGAACCGACCGCATTCATGAACTTGCCGGACGGATGCGAGAAGCCGAAGTGGGTCCACTGGAAGGTGACGGAGGTGTGGGTGTCGTCGAGCTTGTAGGTGTCGGCCGCGAAGGCTGGCGCCGAGACGGACAGCAGGGCAAAGGCGAAAGCCGAAGCCGAGAAAACGGATTTAAGGGCGAACTTGGTCATGGGGGGCTCTTTTCAGTGAGTCGCGAAATGGAAACGTAACAATAGTAGTTACTGTTGCGGGTTTCAAGGGGGTACGCCAAAATCACACGCGAAATGTATCAGCCCACTATACGGCGCAAATACGGCGATGGATTTCACCATGAAATTATTGCGTGGCGGGCTTACAAGGCGCCGTCAGTATCCCATATGCAGGGCTTCCTACCTAACACAAAGAGGGACTAAATGTCTGAGGCTGTTCACATCGATATGTACAAGGCGTCCGTGCCGGTGGTGCTTAATGCGCTTACCAATCTGAAGGCCATTCTCGGCAAGGCGGAAGCCTGGGCGGCGGAGAAGAACGTCAAGGAAGCGACCGTGCTGAACGCCCGCCTGGCGCTCGACATGCTGCCGTTTTCCAAGCAGATCCAACTGGTCAGCGATACAGCCAAGGGCATTGCCGCGCGCCTGGGCGGGGTCGAGAATCCCGCCTATGCCGATGACGAAGCGACCTTCGCCGAACTGCACACGCGCCTGCAAAAGACGATCGATTTCGTCAGGTCGGTCGATGCCAAGGGCTTCGAAGGTTCGGAAACCCGCGAGGTTGTTTTGAAATTTCCGAGCCGCACCATGGAATTCACCGGCTTAAGCTACCTGACGGGCTTCGCCATCCCCAACCTGTTTTTCCACGTCACCACGGCCTATGCCATCCTGCGTCATTCCGGCGTGCCGCTTGGCAAGAACGACTTTTTGGGCGGTTAGGCCTCGAACGTCTCGATATCGAAGCGCCTGAGTTCGCTGAGATAATCTTCGAGTCTGATCAAACCTACGCAGGGAAAGGCCCCGGATGAAAGTCCGGGGTCTTTTTCATGCAGCCTTTTGGCCAGAAGGATCGCCGGTACGCACGGGATTTGCGGGCCATCACCTGACCTGGCGACGATGAACCACGAAAGTTTTAACGGTGCGCCGTCGTGGCCTTGCCCGCTCACAGTGACGTGCATGCCGCCGACATCGCTGCCAAAGGCATCAAAGATATTGCTGATCGCCAGCAGCGGTCTGGCCAGGGCCGGCAGGTTGAGCGTCATTCCGGCGCGCACCAGTCCGGACAGTGCCCATAAGCCTAAGTGCATGAAGCCGAGTTCGAGACCGGCGCCGAAGCGGATCGAGGTCAGGCCATAGCCCTGGGGCAACAGATCGAGATCGGGAATGTCGCAGGTGCTCAAGTAACGCCGGCCCATGATCGGATAGGTCTGGGCATGGGTATCCTGCCAGCCATAGGGACGGGGGTGTCCCGCGAAGGGCCGCAGGCGTTTGCCGACATAGGTCAGGATGGCGCGGGTGGTCGCCAGGCCACGTTCTGCCTTCTGGCCGGGGGTGATGCCGAAATCGAGTGTCTCCAGACGGGCGAAGTGGGTCTTAAGATGATCAAGCACCGCCGAGGACAGGCCGGGCACCGTGCTGGCGCCACTGATAAGGCAAACGCCGGCGGCCCTGGCTTCGGCATCGAGCTGACTGAAATCACGCACGAAATCGCGGCCATCGGCAAGATCAATGTAATGGACTCCGGCCGCGATGCAGGCGCGCGCCACAGCGTAATCGGCGCCCTGAAACGGTCCGCAGGTATGGACGACGACCGACAGCTTTTCGGCCTTTAAGGTTTCCGCCAGCGGGCCGTGAATATCAAGCGCCAGAGGTCGGGTGTTTGGCAGGTCACGGCAAAGCGCCTCCGCCTTGGCCAGATCGCGCCCGGCAATGATCAGCGGCAGGCCATGGCGCGATAGGGCGTGCGCGATGCGTT
The window above is part of the Asticcacaulis sp. MM231 genome. Proteins encoded here:
- a CDS encoding HAAS signaling domain-containing protein: MGAQDKSDIETWLGYLEDVLTPLPASEREDIVVEARAHLEERIEAGLSASSALAGFGKAEHYARAFLDDHKLNTALDSKRSMTMLKTLISVAGQSLIATLGLIGFLVFGVTTLAAIACILLKIARPEMVGLWIAPDVFVLGAAATRPAAPEMLGNWVYVVLAGLVFFDALLARFSLVLALKGLKGQADRE
- a CDS encoding alpha/beta hydrolase, which gives rise to MRNFFLMLTALMGLAAPVCAEEAAGDWSGTLGNIRVGLHLTKDSDGHYAGFMQSLDQGGVKIPLDSIAATPDTLAYHGVNAKLGVDGRYEGHWDDAQKAWVGNWRQGGLVPLTFKRTATADMPVARRPQEEAIAANPHPFPSEDVGFDNASAGVNLMGTFSRPVGAGPFPAVVLIGGTGQNTRDEEGYGQKAFVVLADALNRAGIAVLRYDKRGAGQSTGDYDAATTADFAADAEAAVTYLASRSDVDPKHVGLVGHSEGGIIAPIVAGHLPSVSFAVLIAGVTVPGDQAALLQLEALDRANGKSETEIWKELALLQQAYAVIRASKNPEDARTQLTAAARPLIESGAYSQSQADDTIALFTSPSRYWLLRYDPAADLQNVHIPVLAIYGTLDLQVPPAGHVPALRAGLKDNPDVTIVELPGLNHLLQHATTGAPAEYALIEETIAPEALKAITEWVTRHTTP
- a CDS encoding DUF1993 domain-containing protein, which translates into the protein MSEAVHIDMYKASVPVVLNALTNLKAILGKAEAWAAEKNVKEATVLNARLALDMLPFSKQIQLVSDTAKGIAARLGGVENPAYADDEATFAELHTRLQKTIDFVRSVDAKGFEGSETREVVLKFPSRTMEFTGLSYLTGFAIPNLFFHVTTAYAILRHSGVPLGKNDFLGG
- a CDS encoding YceI family protein, with amino-acid sequence MFRLAAFCVALGLAATPALADSLTFEPTHTSVVFQYAHFGLSHPSGKIMGATGTLILDDKDLSRSTVDITLDMRTLTTALPDFDALLKGADYFDIARFPTATFKSTKVELTGETTANVSGDLTIHGVSRSEVLAVTFNKKAFNPALFKTGYGFSATAHLSRKAFGLGHFEPIVGDEIDLIIDAEAY
- a CDS encoding multidrug effflux MFS transporter; protein product: MSAPPETPAAPGKPHFAEFVTLIASLMALGALGIDAMLPALPVIGVDLHVQVENHLQWIVSIYFLGMGIGQLFFGVMSDWLGRKRVLIGGVLLFVIFGLIAAATKNFAFLLVIRLLQGLAVATTGVVTRSLIRDLYSGPQMAKVMSISFVVFLLVPILAPSLGQLVLTFLPWRAIFLIMAGLGMATVIWAWLRLPETLQPADRRRPDLAHLKRVAYFVVTEPGSIFYAFAITFLIGSLLAYVALMPQIFEDVFHKPHLMAGVFAACAASMGVASALNAFLVERIGVKRISHTALTAFIVVTAIHLAWALAGLETIVSFMILQSLTMGLMSLSTSNFSAVAMEKVGHVAGTAASLQGVITTVGAAIVSGLIGNGWTGHIYWLPMAALGCGIIALSLVAISEKGKLYRNT
- a CDS encoding PadR family transcriptional regulator; the protein is MAPSTEKTPESRRTQMYKGVLELALMSLLQDGAQYGLKILDVLHEEAGLDLSEGTLYPLLHRLEKAGMIKADWRHEEGASHPRKYYALTAAGATELKAQGDIWLDMTDRLNAFLKRGK
- a CDS encoding YceI family protein; this translates as MTKFALKSVFSASAFAFALLSVSAPAFAADTYKLDDTHTSVTFQWTHFGFSHPSGKFMNAVGSVTLDEANPAKSSVEVSFAIDGINTGVAKLDEHLKGEQFFDAAKFPTATFKSTKVVPTSATTADVTGDLTIHGVTKPVTLKVKLNKKDVHPMMKKVDAGFTATGTINRSDFGIGAYVPAVSDQIDLSIEAEAIAQ
- a CDS encoding alpha/beta fold hydrolase — translated: MKTLWVLLGVAALLLMSMPTFAEEAAGDWGGLLMGQLHVIVHIRKDGGQYSATLESPDQGKFVLPADTVTTTPDHLAFAIVKINGSYDGKWDEAKQAWIGTWTQGQAMPLVLKRLVDGKVVAEAPKRPQEEAIMAAPRPYTSTEVIFDSVAGVRLTGAFSAPDGKGPFPAVVLIAGSGPHTRDEDVAGHKVFMVLADALNRAGIAVLRYDKRGMGQSTGDYARATTTDFAADADAAVTWLTQRPKVDPAHIGLIGHSEGGLIAPAVAVHNPSVSFVVLMAGPGLPGDQILLMQQAAIARASGESETNISASQKTNKAVYDMIKSAQSLEDAKTKAAAMAVEIATDRKIPLAEIQTGLAPITTPWFYEFIRSDPRPSLEKVKPPVLAINGALDMQVPPKEDLAAIKEALKNNTDATTIELPGLNHLFQTAKTGSPSEYIEIEETLSPVALKTITDWVKAHSR
- a CDS encoding glutathione S-transferase family protein; translation: MYALHIGNKNYSSWSLRPWVLLKALDIPFTEHQHYFALDNSAFKSFSPSALVPALVDGQTTVWDSLAIAEYVAEDHPQVWPQKREARAYARSAAAEMHSGFSALRNLCSMSIGVRIKLHDTPPALLRDLARIDDIWRLGLSRFGGPFLAGSTFTAVDAFYAPVVFRIQTYGLGFDLSHETRAYVDHMLAQPAMQAWYEGGLAETVRDTPHEVEIAQSGEVITDYRATA
- a CDS encoding class III extradiol ring-cleavage dioxygenase — its product is MTLTRSPTRTPTVYIPHGGGPCFFMDWNPADMWDKMGAYLKHLPSDVAEKPKALLIISAHWEEADFTVMTKPAPGMLFDYYGFPPHTYELSYPARGSEALAARVQALAAQAGITVAADAARDFDHGVFIPMLMAWPDADIPTIQLSLKAGLNPQEHMALGKALAPLRDEGVLIIGSGMSFHSIPRLMGRGSGSGPASHAFDNWLSATVSSDIDGLNNWASAPGAHDCHPREEHLLPLMVVAGAGDGDPSRRTYHEDSLGPTGIAISAFQFG
- a CDS encoding saccharopine dehydrogenase NADP-binding domain-containing protein, whose translation is MARDILILGGYGNFGKRIAHALSRHGLPLIIAGRDLAKAEALCRDLPNTRPLALDIHGPLAETLKAEKLSVVVHTCGPFQGADYAVARACIAAGVHYIDLADGRDFVRDFSQLDAEARAAGVCLISGASTVPGLSSAVLDHLKTHFARLETLDFGITPGQKAERGLATTRAILTYVGKRLRPFAGHPRPYGWQDTHAQTYPIMGRRYLSTCDIPDLDLLPQGYGLTSIRFGAGLELGFMHLGLWALSGLVRAGMTLNLPALARPLLAISNIFDAFGSDVGGMHVTVSGQGHDGAPLKLSWFIVARSGDGPQIPCVPAILLAKRLHEKDPGLSSGAFPCVGLIRLEDYLSELRRFDIETFEA